Genomic DNA from Pongo abelii isolate AG06213 chromosome 22, NHGRI_mPonAbe1-v2.0_pri, whole genome shotgun sequence:
TTTCCTATCATGGAACGGTATTAAGGATTCAGACTTAATCAGCTCCCATATATAATATTCtcgtttttaaatatatactagaAATAAAACCATACCCTCCTAAACACAACAACTAAAAAGCCATAATACTTTACACAATTACATAAGCAGCTTTTAAAGATTGGTTCATAAACTAAATCAAataattgcatttattgattgaatattttaaacctgaaaaactaattATCTTGTGAATGcatgtttttaaatagttttctctTCTGAGAGACACTGCAATTTAAAACCCTTAGATAGCATGAGGGTAAACAACAGTGAAAggaaaatgctaaaataaatatatatttatccatATATTGATATTAAATTGTCATTTCATTAGACTTATTAATGTAAGGTCTTTCTGGATTAATTTATCATCCCACATTTTGATAAGGTTGAAAAAGTCTAGATACTTCAGAatattctcagaagaaaaaaattacttaagattttactttttaaagcaaaagcaGTTGGTGACACTAAATAGAAATGGTATTAGTCACTAAGCAAAGTGTCAGATTACTTGTTTAGTTGAGGCTGATAGTTCTTTAACTAAATGTATAACTCTTCATGTATACATCAAGGAATAAAATTTATAAGCACACATCACTTAACCAGTTACAAAGAGAGCTAAAGGAATCTATAAATTTTGCATTTACAAGATCCTGCAACGAAGGCATTGTAAGTTACTCTTTCTGGGCACCACAGGTTCCAGCAGCACTGATGTGAAGGAAAACCGCAATCTGGACAACGTGTCCCCCAAGGATGGCAGCACACCTGGGCCTGGCGAGGGCTCTCAGCTCTCCAATGGGGGTGGTGGTGGCCCCGGCAGAAAGCGGCCCCTGGAGGAGGGCAGCAATGGCCACTCCAAGTACCGcctgaagaaaaggaggaaaacacCAGGGCCCGTCCTACCCAAGAACGCCTTGATGCAGCTGAATGAGATCAAGCCTGGTTTGCAGTACACGCTCCTGTCCCAGACTGGGCCCGTGCATGCACCTTTGTTTGTCATGTCTGTGGAGGTGAATGGCCAGGTTTTTGAGGGCTCTGGTCCcacaaagaaaaaagcaaaactccatgcTGCTGAGAAGGCCTTGAGGTCTTTCGTTCAGTTTCCTAATGCCTCTGAGGCCCACCTGGCCATGGGGAGGACCCTGTCTGTCAACACGGACTTCACATCTGACCAGGCCGACTTCCCTGACACGCTCTTCAATGGTTTTGAAACTCCTGACAAGGCGGAGCCTCCCTTTTACGTGGGCTCCAACGGGGATGACTCCTTCAGTTCCAGCGGGGACCTCAGCTTGACTGCTTCCCCGGTGCCTGCCAGCCTAGCCCAGCCTCCTCTCCCTGTCTTACCACCATTCCCACCCCCAAGTGGGAAGAATCCCGTGATGATCTTGAACGAACTGCGCCCAGGACTCAAGTATGACTTCCTCTCCGAGAGCGGGGAGAGCCATGCCAAGAGCTTCGTCATGTCTGTGGTCGTGGATGGTCAGTTCTTTGAAGGCTCGGGGAGAAACAAGAAGCTTGCCAAGGCCCGGGCTGCCCAGTCTGCCCTGGCCACCATTTTTAACTTGCACTTGGATCAGACGCCATCTCGCCAGCCTATTCCCAGTGAGGGTCTTCAGCTGCATTTACCGCAGGTGAGGAGCTATGCTGCTGCTTTAAAACACGGGGTCATTGCTCTTGGTAATGCTTCTAGACAGCATTTTAGTTTCAGGATTACTATTGACTTTCCACCTTGACATCACTCTGTCCCCACCAGGAGGAGTTACTGGTAAGTCTGGCTGCTTGATTTCCATGGCCATGTGGCCACTGAGAAGCCAACTACATCCTAGTGCATGCTGGGTCTGTCACAATGCAAGGCAGGGACACCTGAGACCCCGTCCACCAGAGCAGTGTTTATAGCACTATCCATAACTCCCTTCCTGTTAGGCAACCCCCCCATGACCCTCATCCCACAGCAAGCCTTTagcaggagagagggaagaagagccCAGTCTTTGAAACCTTACCCCCAGTTCAGCACCATTTTCCTTCAAAAGTCTCATCCAAGAATCTCACATTCAAGATAAGTGACACCAGCCCGTCAACAGCTGAAAACCCAAGTCTGGGTCAGGATGGCAGCCTCTGGGCTCCCACATGACTGGCTGGTGGCTGTTCGCTGTTCCTAAGCTGAGGAGCCCATCAAAGCAGAGAATGAGCCAGCACAGCAGTGAGCACGTATCAGagcacagggagggaggggccTCCAACAACTGTTCTAGGGCCTGCCAGTTGCCTGGGAGTCTCTACTTTGAATTTCCTACATGGGCTCTATGAGGACTTCCCCCcgtccccaggctggaggtggACAGCCACTCTTCCATTTGACCTTCCATTTGACCTCCCCAGCCCAGTGAAATCAGGATGAAGGAAGGGGAAGTTCCAGGGTGGGCTTAGATTGGCttacatgaaagagaaaaagtaaaggagaaaatcACCTTTAGTTCTCATCTCTAAATCCTAAAACTCTCTGATTATGTATTCCTTCTTTTCTTAGGAATCCAAAGTTCTTCTGGTCTattgcaaaaattatttttttgaccctctattcatttattcctttgtaTCAGAGTCTTCTTCACTTTGAAGATAACATGTGTACTACCCTTGACCACAAGACTTGAAGGTGGCTTGTGTCCCCTGGAAGAATCCAAGTGTCttatagtttcttttttgctGTTGGCTACAATTAGAATAACCTCTGTGCAGTTGTAGTCTGAGATGACCAGGAGTTCTGTTTTAAAGGaaggaaatgtattttattttgcctaAAGGAATCAAATACAACAtcagtataaaataatatattcaaggTATTTCACTGACTTTTTTAACGAACCAAATACTGGCTTCCCTTATTAACCTCTCGTCAACATTGTTTATAAGGATTATTAGTCCATTTGTACTTTAACAAATCAGTGCTGCTAGATCCcatgtgattttttattttcagggtTACTCTTTGCTAAAATATTAAAGCCTGAGTTCAAAATATTGTCTGATGTGACTTGTCTTCCCTTAATATTGACAGAGTGGCATATAAGACCATTGAAATGACATCAGATGCCGTGGATCCCAGATGTCTGAACCTTTAGTGTGTAGGCTGGGAGCACCTTAGGCAGATGCAGATAGAAGCGCCAGTATAGATGTCACCCCTGCCTCCCTGGCCTGGCTGTGTGCCTGCAGTGACTTCTGTGTGGAACATGACCAGAGCCCCTGGCTTGGGAAGGCTGGAGGGACATCTGCTGGTCTCCAGCCTGGGGAGGGGTGCAGGTGGGCAGGGCTGTCTCAGCCACCTGATGCCACATTCCTCTGGGCTCTGTAGGTGCTGAACACCAGGCTCTGGGCCTCATGTCCAGAACCACTAGGGCATGAGGGGATGGAGCTGCACTTCTAGTCTCTGCCGGAGTGGACCCTGCCACCTTGTGTCTTTGGAGCCCCCAGGATAGCCCCGGAATGTGACATGTGTTCCTTGTAGGACCCGGGTGGCCCTCCCAGAACCAGTCCTTAGGGCTTTGTTCCTGGGCTCTATTGTCTTTCAACAGGAAATTTCCAAATGTGCATTCTAGGGTGGGTGGAAAACcctcactctttttctagagtaATCCTTGAAGGACGTAGGTCAGACATCCCTGCGTGTCATTGCAGGTAAATGGTGCTGCCTGGGACTGTGCGGCATGGGTTTAACTcttaagagaattttttttttgttcttatatCTGTCTCCCAAATTAAGAGGGAAGTCCTTCATTAACCATACAGGTTAATGAGACCAATAATCCCCTCAAGGGGGGCTGAGCCCTGGCCATGTGCCTCAGATGTCTGCGTTAACAAGCATCAGCCCCAGCACCAGACCTTCAGAGTGAGGCTCTCGGAACTCACTCTGAAGTTAAATTTCTTCGCCTCTCTTTGAAAGTTTGGAGATTCGCCTAATCTTATATGAAATGGAAACTTTTATTTCCTCTGGCTTATCCCTAATCTTCTTGTgactttttcttctctgtaaactGGAATGAATCGCCCTTTCCCTCTGGCACCCTGGCCAATTCGAATGCGTCGCCCCTTCCCTCTGGCAGCCTGGCCACGTCCTGTGTTTCTGTCACAGCCTCAGTTCCTCGCGTCCGCTCACCCCTGCATTGCAGATGCCACTGCTTGCGGGTACATGGATCCCTGCTATCAAAGCCTGTGTCCATTCTCCACGTGACTTGTCTTGAACACTGTCCTCTGGGGCTCACTGATATTTGCTGGTGCAATGATAAGAGAAAAACATCCTGACAACTATCTTTTCTattcatttcagaaatattttattaaggacCAAGCTGGGGATGCTGGGTTTTCCTAGTAGTCATTTGATTTTCCAGACAAGTGTGAAATTGGTGGTACATGAGTTGAAACTGGCTCTTAACACCCACCTCCCAGCAGATATCATTTCCCAAAATGCCATGGGCTCATTATTTCCAAGATAAATCATAAGCCATAAGACCATGTCCAAAATCCAACAAATACATCTGTTCTCAGAAGCACTTTAATACAGGTGTCTGTCTGACCTGAGCATATACCTGTGCAGGTGTTCTGAACGTCTAAGCACTTTCCCTCCCCATGCTGTTCTTTGGTACATGATTCTATCGTACCGTCTGGGCAAGTGAGCGGAGTCAGAGCGCATTTGTGTGGAGAGGCTGGAATGACTGAGAAGCTTTTCGGTGGCACCTTTGAGGAAGGTGCTGTGCACAGcttgtggcttctttcactggaTCGCATCTCCAAGCTGCCCCTTTCTCTTGCCTGTGATTTTGCACATCATCCTGGGCTGTGCTCCCAGCTGTGTGTGGCCCTGGAGCTGACTGAGCCACACcgtgtgtgcatgtgagagagGGCAAGGGGGGTGGGAGGGCCATACTAGGTGGGCGTAGGCATGGGCAGGTGTCCCTGAGCAGGCAGTTTTGCCTGTTTGCCTCGGTTTCCTCCTGAGGGCCAGGCTGGCCTGCGGTGAGGATTGGAGGGATGCTCGTGTGTGGTGCCCACACTCCACACTGGCCCCACGCGGGTAGCGAAGGACCCAGCCAGAGCCTGGCAGGATCCTGGGGTGTCTATTTCCAAGGAATGTTCTGgaagaaacatacacacatacttgtTTGCCAGATTTACCTGTGTGGTTTTCCAGATGAGAAGCAGCCTGTGTCACTCCATAAGGGAGAGTGCGTGCAGCATTCAGAGAGTGAACCCTGCTCCCagctgcacctggcctctaacCTGCATCTGTGCTTCCCACACAGGTTTTAGCTGACGCTGTCTCACGCCTGGTCCTGGGTAAGTTCGGCGACCTCACCGACAACTTCTCCTCCCCTCACGCTCGCAGAAAAGTGCTGGCTGGAGTCGTCATGACAACAGGTAACCATCTTGGTGTTGTATGTAACCCTGCCTGTTTTCATGTCTGACAAATGTGAAATGTTCTCAATCAACAAAAACCACTGTGCCACACCGACGGGAGAtggttacttctttttttcttcaaaatgtctGCCATATGCAAGTTTAGGAACTGCACTTACAAGCTTTTTTCCCAAAATGTTCATCTTTTTAACCTAAGTTTGTTTTATCTGGAGAAAGCATACTATATTAATATTTGATTCCTGTCATCTTCGTCCTGTGAATGGCCTCAATCTGCTCTGGAAGATGGCAAGGGGCTTACTAATTCTTGCTTTATTTGAAAGTAGGGCCTATCTGTTGTATCAGTTAATGTTAACGATGCCAGATAAGTTTCTGTGTGACTTCTTTTGAGGAGGGAGAAAGCTCTAGCAAGAGTAGAAaatctgtggggaaaaaaagcacAATTTAGAATGATAGAAGAAACCCTATTAAATCAGTCTAGAAGTTCCCAGTAGCAAAAGGAACCCCCGAGTCCTCTTCCCACATCCCGGGAGTGAGAACACGCAGCAGCATCTCTCTGTGGGTAGCTCCTGGGAAAGGAAGCCACATCCTTGGCCAGTGCCTGGCTCCCCAGGGTGGAGCGAGACTCAGGGAGAGGACCCCTGTCATGTGGGGCTGTCTCTGTGCCCAGCATCTGCTCAGCCCAGCCTGGACTGCCAGATGCAGGAAGCAGGCCCTAGAGGTCAGGGAGGAAGCTGGGGACAGTTTCTCTGTCTACATCCACCAGCCCAGGAGAAACCCCCGGTTCTCAGTATGTGACTTTCTTGTCCTTTCCCCCTGAGGGGTCACCTCTATCAGACTTTGCAGCCCTCTTCACTGACCCACCTCTTGCTGCCTAGGAAACCTGGCTGCTCTGCTCATGACCATTGTTTCCTTGCCATGCCGTGTCCAGGGAGGAGGAAGTACCCGAACAGCAGCTTCTATTCTAATGTTTTGTACCTGTATCTTCTCCCCTTTTTACCTCTCTCTTTACTGCTATCTTTTACATTAATCAAAGGTGAACACCACAACAACTGAATAGAGTAGTTCCCTAGGTAAGactccctgcctcttccagcaGTGTGGGTGAGTGAGCTGGTCATGTTCTTTCatcgttttgttgttgttgttgttttgtttttgttgttgttttttttaaccaCCTTAGAAGAGGCCAATCACCTTCTGGGAACATTTTACATCTTAGTGTGTATTTCACCTGAGACCACTTGCTCAGAGCCATAGTTTACATCTGAAGCCAGGACGCTGGAGCACTTGGCACTCCAGACAGCTGGTTCAGGGGGCTCCCACTGGTTGAgtggccttgggcaggttacaaggcctctgtgcctcagttccctcatctagACAGTGGAGACATTAGTAGCAAGAGCCTCAGAGGACATCGTGGGAATGCAGTGAAGACAATTTACCTAACAGACCTGGTGCATACCTGCCACATGGTGTGCACACCATTGGTTCAGCTGTAGTGGATGCGAGTTTCCCAGCAGGTAACTTCCAGGGTCCCGGCATCACACTTCTGGTCAGTGGTTTATCTCACAAAGTTGAGACGGAGTGATCTGTCTGTGGGAGTTCACTACTGCTTGTGACCACTCCCAGTGTGGTTACATGGTGACAGTTTACTAATGAAAACATCACAAGTTAATTCTGTTTTCCTTCTTATTCCTCTGGGTGCCATTAACCCCTCCTTCCTAATCTCTTTAGTGCTTTGATATTTGATGTCAAGATTAATTACCAGACCAGTTAGTCCACCTTTCTATAGTGTTGCCCAGCTGTGTTCTAGTTGTGGATATTCAAGAAAAGATGCTATTGCATACAAGAGGAAATGACTTCCTTGAATTTAGTGTCTGGACACTAAGCAGTGACGATGGTTGGCTTTCCAGAAATGTCACAAAGTGAGTCCTCAATAGGAGGTTGTTTGCATGTATACATTTGCCCACTTAAAAAATAGATGGTAAGAATATGCATGAAGATGAGCTTGAAAAGTCTGTTGGCCCCTGAAAAGTTAAGTCACTGAGAATAAGAGTCAGACTTCAGGAGCACAGTTAGGCAAACATTACTGTGAATTACAGAAAatagtgtctcttttttttttttttttttttcaggcacaGATGTTAAAGATGCCAAGGTGATAAGTGTTTCTACAGGAACAAAATGTATTAATGGTGAATACATGAGTGATCGTGGCCTTGCATTAAATGACTGCCATGCAGAAATAATATCTCGGAGATCCTTGCTCAGATTTCTTTATACACAACTTGAGCTTTACTTAAAGTAAGTTTAGTAAACAAATAAGGACaggaagctattttttaaaaatattcttctattAGAAAACATTGAAAAACCTTTCATTGTTTCTGTAATCATGGAAAATCTCTCAAAATCATAACTTTAATTAGTAACAATAAGGCTGGATCCCATTCTCCCACAACGCtcaacacacatatgcacacatacatacaataaCATAACATGGTCATAAATTTCAAGTCTGTGTTTAAGACCATGTGATTTTGTTGTATGCTGTATAAACAGAAGTTCGCAAACTGCCAGGTAAAGATGGTAATTTTTGTTCTAGTCACCGTTTCTAGAAAGAGCTAGTCATGTATCCAAACTCCTTTTCTTTACAAAGCcattttttgtatgtggtattTCTGTTCTGAAGTCATAAATTGGAAGGAGGAAAGATTACTCACATTCTGATGACATATCCATTATTGAGTGACAAGAACTGTATTAATTACcctaaacatataaaataaatattccgGTTCAAACTTATCTTTCCCCTGTGGAAAATACTAGCCTCTGAAAATGATAGACTAAAATTTAACTATATACAGCTTTAAATGTTACTTTTGcaacttttttcctttcagtaaCAAAGATGATCAAAAAAGATCCATCTTTCAGAAATCAGAGCGAGGGGGGTTTAGGCTGAAGGAGAATGTCCAGTTTCATCTGTACATCAGTACCTCTCCCTGTGGAGATGCCAGAATCTTCTCACCACATGAGCCAATCCTGGAAGGTATGAGACGAGATTCTTCAACAAGCCAGTTTCTCAAGAAAATGTTAACAGATTAAAAACTAACCTATGTTAAtatcccttttcctttttttctttttatttttagacttgGATGTGGATCTGATAAGAGTCTCTATAAaagcatggatttttttctttccaattaatAACTTAATTAGAAAActttaatgaatgaaaaatgctGATTGTAATTAACCAAGTAATTAGAATGGAGCAAGAATATTGGATTAAAATTGTATCAGTATTTAAATTTGGGTAATAAATATCTCTAAATCAGAGGTGTATATGATCCTCCATATTTCTGAGGAATTCTAATTTGCTAAATGTGTAATTAAAGTATTTATTTGCCTGATATTTCAGAAGCAGATAAACACTAATGAAAAGTGAAACCACTATTGTGatcatatttttttccatccttcTTTACATTTGAGGTTAGcacttttgttttttagtgttttGTATCTACATCCCTTCTCCCAAGCTCTTAGGCATTGTTTATTCCAAATAGAACGTTTTATTACATTACTTTCCTTGTTTATAAAAGCAACAGGCATACTCACTGTGGAAAATTgctaactatttttaaaatataagaacatGAAAATCACCCATATTCCTGTAACCCAGAAATATTTACTATGGATGTTTTACCATACTTTCcatgggtttatttctgcatctgtctagatttattttggaaatttttaaaatatagaggtAAATAACATGGCAAACACCCAAGTATCCATCACCCAGAATT
This window encodes:
- the ADARB1 gene encoding double-stranded RNA-specific editase 1 isoform X1; protein product: MKIPRMKTPCQPGALPLLTSWHCAPHSGIAPSVTSADRNSLRQSRNPQKYFAMDIEDEENMSSSSTDVKENRNLDNVSPKDGSTPGPGEGSQLSNGGGGGPGRKRPLEEGSNGHSKYRLKKRRKTPGPVLPKNALMQLNEIKPGLQYTLLSQTGPVHAPLFVMSVEVNGQVFEGSGPTKKKAKLHAAEKALRSFVQFPNASEAHLAMGRTLSVNTDFTSDQADFPDTLFNGFETPDKAEPPFYVGSNGDDSFSSSGDLSLTASPVPASLAQPPLPVLPPFPPPSGKNPVMILNELRPGLKYDFLSESGESHAKSFVMSVVVDGQFFEGSGRNKKLAKARAAQSALATIFNLHLDQTPSRQPIPSEGLQLHLPQVLADAVSRLVLGKFGDLTDNFSSPHARRKVLAGVVMTTGTDVKDAKVISVSTGTKCINGEYMSDRGLALNDCHAEIISRRSLLRFLYTQLELYLNNKDDQKRSIFQKSERGGFRLKENVQFHLYISTSPCGDARIFSPHEPILEGSRSYTQAGVQWCNHGSLQPRPPGLLSDPSTSTFQGAGTTEPADRHPNRKARGQLRTKIESGEGTIPVRSNASIQTWDGVLQGERLLTMSCSDKIARWNVVGIQGSLLSIFVEPIYFSSIILGSLYHGDHLSRAMYQRISNIEDLPPLYTLNKPLLSGISNAEARQPGKAPNFSVNWTVGDSAIEVINATTGKDELGRASRLCKHALYCRWMRVHGKVPSHLLRSKITKPNMYHESKLAAKEYQAAKARLFTAFIKAGLGAWVEKPTEQDQFSLTP
- the ADARB1 gene encoding double-stranded RNA-specific editase 1 isoform X6 translates to MDIEDEENMSSSSTDVKENRNLDNVSPKDGSTPGPGEGSQLSNGGGGGPGRKRPLEEGSNGHSKYRLKKRRKTPGPVLPKNALMQLNEIKPGLQYTLLSQTGPVHAPLFVMSVEVNGQVFEGSGPTKKKAKLHAAEKALRSFVQFPNASEAHLAMGRTLSVNTDFTSDQADFPDTLFNGFETPDKAEPPFYVGSNGDDSFSSSGDLSLTASPVPASLAQPPLPVLPPFPPPSGKNPVMILNELRPGLKYDFLSESGESHAKSFVMSVVVDGQFFEGSGRNKKLAKARAAQSALATIFNLHLDQTPSRQPIPSEGLQLHLPQVLADAVSRLVLGKFGDLTDNFSSPHARRKVLAGVVMTTGTDVKDAKVISVSTGTKCINGEYMSDRGLALNDCHAEIISRRSLLRFLYTQLELYLNNKDDQKRSIFQKSERGGFRLKENVQFHLYISTSPCGDARIFSPHEPILEGSRSYTQAGVQWCNHGSLQPRPPGLLSDPSTSTFQGAGTTEPADRHPNRKARGQLRTKIESGEGTIPVRSNASIQTWDGVLQGERLLTMSCSDKIARWNVVGIQGSLLSIFVEPIYFSSIILGSLYHGDHLSRAMYQRISNIEDLPPLYTLNKPLLSGISNAEARQPGKAPNFSVNWTVGDSAIEVINATTGKDELGRASRLCKHALYCRWMRVHGKVPSHLLRSKITKPNMYHESKLAAKEYQAAKARLFTAFIKAGLGAWVEKPTEQDQFSLTP
- the ADARB1 gene encoding double-stranded RNA-specific editase 1 isoform X4; this encodes MKIPRMKTPCQPGALPLLTSWHCAPHSGIAPSVTSADRNSLRQSRNPQKYFAMDIEDEENMSSSSTDVKENRNLDNVSPKDGSTPGPGEGSQLSNGGGGGPGRKRPLEEGSNGHSKYRLKKRRKTPGPVLPKNALMQLNEIKPGLQYTLLSQTGPVHAPLFVMSVEVNGQVFEGSGPTKKKAKLHAAEKALRSFVQFPNASEAHLAMGRTLSVNTDFTSDQADFPDTLFNGFETPDKAEPPFYVGSNGDDSFSSSGDLSLTASPVPASLAQPPLPVLPPFPPPSGKNPVMILNELRPGLKYDFLSESGESHAKSFVMSVVVDGQFFEGSGRNKKLAKARAAQSALATIFNLHLDQTPSRQPIPSEGLQLHLPQVLADAVSRLVLGKFGDLTDNFSSPHARRKVLAGVVMTTGTDVKDAKVISVSTGTKCINGEYMSDRGLALNDCHAEIISRRSLLRFLYTQLELYLNNKDDQKRSIFQKSERGGFRLKENVQFHLYISTSPCGDARIFSPHEPILEGSRSYTQAGVQWCNHGSLQPRPPGLLSDPSTSTFQGAGTTEPADRHPNRKARGQLRTKIESGEGTIPVRSNASIQTWDGVLQGERLLTMSCSDKIARWNVVGIQGSLLSIFVEPIYFSSIILGSLYHGDHLSRAMYQRISNIEDLPPLYTLNKPLLSGISNAEARQPGKAPNFSVNWTVGDSAIEVINATTGKDELGRASRLCKHALYCRWMRVHGKVPSHLLRSKITKPNMYHESKLAAKEYQAAKVH
- the ADARB1 gene encoding double-stranded RNA-specific editase 1 isoform X7 — its product is MKIPRMKTPCQPGALPLLTSWHCAPHSGIAPSVTSADRNSLRQSRNPQKYFAMDIEDEENMSSSSTDVKENRNLDNVSPKDGSTPGPGEGSQLSNGGGGGPGRKRPLEEGSNGHSKYRLKKRRKTPGPVLPKNALMQLNEIKPGLQYTLLSQTGPVHAPLFVMSVEVNGQVFEGSGPTKKKAKLHAAEKALRSFVQFPNASEAHLAMGRTLSVNTDFTSDQADFPDTLFNGFETPDKAEPPFYVGSNGDDSFSSSGDLSLTASPVPASLAQPPLPVLPPFPPPSGKNPVMILNELRPGLKYDFLSESGESHAKSFVMSVVVDGQFFEGSGRNKKLAKARAAQSALATIFNLHLDQTPSRQPIPSEGLQLHLPQVLADAVSRLVLGKFGDLTDNFSSPHARRKVLAGVVMTTGTDVKDAKVISVSTGTKCINGEYMSDRGLALNDCHAEIISRRSLLRFLYTQLELYLNNKDDQKRSIFQKSERGGFRLKENVQFHLYISTSPCGDARIFSPHEPILEGSRSYTQAGVQWCNHGSLQPRPPGLLSDPSTSTFQGAGTTEPADRHPNRKARGQLRTKIESGEGTIPVRSNASIQTWDGVLQGERLLTMSCSDKIARWNVVGIQGSLLSIFVEPIYFSSIILGSLYHGDHLSRAMYQRISNIEDLPPLYTLNKPLLSGISNAEARQPGKAPNFSVNWTVGDSAIEVINATTGKDELGRASRLCSLPLTTLQDYQAQHVP
- the ADARB1 gene encoding double-stranded RNA-specific editase 1 isoform X5; protein product: MKIPRMKTPCQPGALPLLTSWHCAPHSGIAPSVTSADRNSLRQSRNPQKYFAMDIEDEENMSSSSTDVKENRNLDNVSPKDGSTPGPGEGSQLSNGGGGGPGRKRPLEEGSNGHSKYRLKKRRKTPGPVLPKNALMQLNEIKPGLQYTLLSQTGPVHAPLFVMSVEVNGQVFEGSGPTKKKAKLHAAEKALRSFVQFPNASEAHLAMGRTLSVNTDFTSDQADFPDTLFNGFETPDKAEPPFYVGSNGDDSFSSSGDLSLTASPVPASLAQPPLPVLPPFPPPSGKNPVMILNELRPGLKYDFLSESGESHAKSFVMSVVVDGQFFEGSGRNKKLAKARAAQSALATIFNLHLDQTPSRQPIPSEGLQLHLPQVLADAVSRLVLGKFGDLTDNFSSPHARRKVLAGVVMTTGTDVKDAKVISVSTGTKCINGEYMSDRGLALNDCHAEIISRRSLLRFLYTQLELYLNNKDDQKRSIFQKSERGGFRLKENVQFHLYISTSPCGDARIFSPHEPILEEPADRHPNRKARGQLRTKIESGEGTIPVRSNASIQTWDGVLQGERLLTMSCSDKIARWNVVGIQGSLLSIFVEPIYFSSIILGSLYHGDHLSRAMYQRISNIEDLPPLYTLNKPLLSGISNAEARQPGKAPNFSVNWTVGDSAIEVINATTGKDELGRASRLCKHALYCRWMRVHGKVPSHLLRSKITKPNMYHESKLAAKEYQAAKARLFTAFIKAGLGAWVEKPTEQDQFSLTP
- the ADARB1 gene encoding double-stranded RNA-specific editase 1 isoform X2; protein product: MEGKHMVFIQWTQGADRNSLRQSRNPQKYFAMDIEDEENMSSSSTDVKENRNLDNVSPKDGSTPGPGEGSQLSNGGGGGPGRKRPLEEGSNGHSKYRLKKRRKTPGPVLPKNALMQLNEIKPGLQYTLLSQTGPVHAPLFVMSVEVNGQVFEGSGPTKKKAKLHAAEKALRSFVQFPNASEAHLAMGRTLSVNTDFTSDQADFPDTLFNGFETPDKAEPPFYVGSNGDDSFSSSGDLSLTASPVPASLAQPPLPVLPPFPPPSGKNPVMILNELRPGLKYDFLSESGESHAKSFVMSVVVDGQFFEGSGRNKKLAKARAAQSALATIFNLHLDQTPSRQPIPSEGLQLHLPQVLADAVSRLVLGKFGDLTDNFSSPHARRKVLAGVVMTTGTDVKDAKVISVSTGTKCINGEYMSDRGLALNDCHAEIISRRSLLRFLYTQLELYLNNKDDQKRSIFQKSERGGFRLKENVQFHLYISTSPCGDARIFSPHEPILEGSRSYTQAGVQWCNHGSLQPRPPGLLSDPSTSTFQGAGTTEPADRHPNRKARGQLRTKIESGEGTIPVRSNASIQTWDGVLQGERLLTMSCSDKIARWNVVGIQGSLLSIFVEPIYFSSIILGSLYHGDHLSRAMYQRISNIEDLPPLYTLNKPLLSGISNAEARQPGKAPNFSVNWTVGDSAIEVINATTGKDELGRASRLCKHALYCRWMRVHGKVPSHLLRSKITKPNMYHESKLAAKEYQAAKARLFTAFIKAGLGAWVEKPTEQDQFSLTP
- the ADARB1 gene encoding double-stranded RNA-specific editase 1 isoform X3, producing the protein MKIPRMKTPCQPDRNSLRQSRNPQKYFAMDIEDEENMSSSSTDVKENRNLDNVSPKDGSTPGPGEGSQLSNGGGGGPGRKRPLEEGSNGHSKYRLKKRRKTPGPVLPKNALMQLNEIKPGLQYTLLSQTGPVHAPLFVMSVEVNGQVFEGSGPTKKKAKLHAAEKALRSFVQFPNASEAHLAMGRTLSVNTDFTSDQADFPDTLFNGFETPDKAEPPFYVGSNGDDSFSSSGDLSLTASPVPASLAQPPLPVLPPFPPPSGKNPVMILNELRPGLKYDFLSESGESHAKSFVMSVVVDGQFFEGSGRNKKLAKARAAQSALATIFNLHLDQTPSRQPIPSEGLQLHLPQVLADAVSRLVLGKFGDLTDNFSSPHARRKVLAGVVMTTGTDVKDAKVISVSTGTKCINGEYMSDRGLALNDCHAEIISRRSLLRFLYTQLELYLNNKDDQKRSIFQKSERGGFRLKENVQFHLYISTSPCGDARIFSPHEPILEGSRSYTQAGVQWCNHGSLQPRPPGLLSDPSTSTFQGAGTTEPADRHPNRKARGQLRTKIESGEGTIPVRSNASIQTWDGVLQGERLLTMSCSDKIARWNVVGIQGSLLSIFVEPIYFSSIILGSLYHGDHLSRAMYQRISNIEDLPPLYTLNKPLLSGISNAEARQPGKAPNFSVNWTVGDSAIEVINATTGKDELGRASRLCKHALYCRWMRVHGKVPSHLLRSKITKPNMYHESKLAAKEYQAAKARLFTAFIKAGLGAWVEKPTEQDQFSLTP